The Acetonema longum DSM 6540 region CTGCATTCATCCCGGCCAGGATCTTGATTTCAGACATATTCCCCCGGATCACTGAGGGACGTACTTCCTGGATAATCCGTTGAGCCGTATGGGTCCGCAGTGTGGTGGCCCCCACTCCCACCGGGTCGAAAACTACTGGTTTTCCTAAAGCTGCCGCTTTTTTCCCGGCAATCAGCATGGATTCAATCGTACGGGTATTCAGAGTGCCGATATTCAGAACTAAGGCTCCGGCATGACTAACCATTTCTTCCACTTCCGCCGGATCATCGGCCATGACCGGCGAAGCGCCGATGGCCAAAGCAATATTGGCGCAGTCATTGACTGTAACATAGTTAGTCAAATGATGAATCAGCGGCTTTTTCTCCCTTACCCGTCCGATCACTGCGGCGGCTTGACGTGCAATGTCCATTCGTTTCTCCTCCTTACATAATGAAAAGCGCACCCGTAAGGATGCGCTTAACCAAACCCTTTTGCAGCAGTCCCTACGCTGGCATTATCCAGATCAGGTTAATGGGTCATAGACTTGCGGGTCTATATCTCAGCCGGCCTTTTCCAGCTCCCCAGGCATCTTTTTTCTATTAAATGTAACATATCACATCTGCATATTTTTTTCAATATCTTCAACCGGATAATTGGGGAAATTTATAACTCAGTCTAGCAAAGTAATAATCATCCAACAAAATGATTTAAAATAAAAAAGCAGGAAAACCAGCCAATTTTGTTTTCGTGCTGCTTGAAGCTTGAAGATATTTATGGCACAATATTTGCGTATAATTATTAAAGGAGGAGTATAAATGTCAACCGCAGCGTCCGAGACAAAAGCAAAAAAGATTACTATGCCTCATACCTATATCATTATATTCGGCGTAGTGATTGCCTGTTGGCTGCTGACCTTCTTAATCCCTCTGGGCAAATTCGATACCCATAGCATTACCTATATGAATGCGGAAGGGAAAGAAAAATCCAGAACCGTATTAATCCCGGAATCATTCCGATATCAGTATCCTATTGATAATGTCAAATTGAAGACAAATTTATCGGAATTAGTTAATAATGAAGCGATGTTAAATAAAGCAGGGCTTGATAAGGCGAAAATTGGTGCGTTTTTAGCCAAAGAACCCGGGGAATGGGATCATGCCGCTTTAGATGCAGCAGGCCTTAATGAGCCTGTATTATACAGCCTGTTTAAGGATCGGATTTATGATACAAGCGTGAAGCTTAAATCTCAGGCAAATATCTGGGGTACCGATGACTTTTACGGCTTTGGCGTTTTGAACTATGTATTTGAAGGCCTGGTAACGGGAGATAAAACCGGCTCGGCAGTAGGCATCGTTGCATTCATCCTGGTAATTGGCGGCTCCTTTGGCATACTGCTCAGAACCGGTTCCGTGGATGCAGGCATCCATGCGTTTATCAAACGGGTCAAAGGCTATGAAGCAGCTGCCATTCCGGCGCTTTTCACATTATTCTCCCTAGGCGGAGCAGTATTCGGCATGTCAGAGG contains the following coding sequences:
- the thiM gene encoding hydroxyethylthiazole kinase, which produces MDIARQAAAVIGRVREKKPLIHHLTNYVTVNDCANIALAIGASPVMADDPAEVEEMVSHAGALVLNIGTLNTRTIESMLIAGKKAAALGKPVVFDPVGVGATTLRTHTAQRIIQEVRPSVIRGNMSEIKILAGMNAGIRGVDSTADEQGGEAIARELSRRLGCVIAITGKTDVIAQGDKRCLIHNGHLMLTGITGSGCMTTSLVGCCCGAVDDLFAAAVAGVAVMGIAGEIAQKTLKTGEEQGTFRMRLFDAISTMQPDTLIHYGKIN